GGAGCCGGTCGAAATACAAGCGCTTCATCGATGTGGCGGGTGGCTGGACAGCCTATCAGGGCATTCTGCGGGCCGCTTCCAGCATTGCCCGCAAGCACGGCGTTTCACTGTCCAATGTTGCGAGCCGCTGGGTTCTGGAGCATGAGGCGGTTGCCGCAACCATCATCGGCGCAAGGCTGGGGGAGAGCGAGCATCGCGACGATAACCTCAACGTCTTCCGTTTTTCGCTGGACGACGAGGACAAGGCGCTGCTGGATGACGCTTTCGCCGGGACGCAGCCGATTCCGGGCGATTGCGGCGACGAATATCGCAAGCCACCGTTTCTGACGGCATCCGGCGATCTCAGCCATCACCTCGATGCAATCCCGTCGGTCTATGAAGCGGTTCCGGTCGAGGGCAGGCCGTCCCGCCGCCGGGTCTCTTCGGGCAGTATCTGGGAGCCGCTTGCCGGGTATAGCCGTGCCGTGCGCATCGGCAATCGCGTGCTCGTCTCGGGCACGACAGCAACTCACGGCACTGATCGCTGCGTGGCGCCCGGCGATGCGGGCGCCCAGGCGACCTATATTCTCGACAAGATCGCAGCCTCGCTTGCGCCGCTGGGGGCGAGCATGGACGATGTGGTGCGCACGCGGATCTATCTTCGCGATGCCGCGCAATGGGAACCGGTGTCGCGCGCTCATGGCCGCGTCTTTTCGACCATCCTGCCGGCCAATACGCTTATCCAGGCCGGCGGGCTGATCGGCGATTACGAGGTCGAGATCGAAGCCGAGGCGATGATCGACGGCTGATCAGCGCGTGAGCTCCTGCTGGCTGACGCCGCACAGGCACACGTCGATACCGAGTTCACTGGCGAGTGCGGCCTTGGCGAGCGCTGCCTGATCGGCCTCTTCCGCCGAGTGGGCATAGGCCACCTGGATGTGGTTCGCCTTGTGTCGCGCCATCATCTGGTCGCGGCTGACGCCGGTCAGCACGGCGTGCATGATCGGCCATTGCTCGTTGGTGGAGGACCAGCGGCGCTCCGTCTCCTCCGCCGGAAGCTTGATCGCCCTTGCGCGCCCGATATCCATCTTCAGGCGCTGATCGTCAACGAATATGCGGGACCAGACAATTTCCCCCGGCCGCGCCACGCCGCGCAGCGTCCCGCCGCCTGCCGGAAAGAACATGGGAGGCTGACGCAGGCTGTCGGATCCCGCCCATCCGCCGTCATGATGGGCAGGCGGCGCGGCACCGGAAATTTCAAAGACCCAGACGAAGTCGTCGGTGGAGCCACTGGCATCAAGATCGCCCCAGCGAAGGTCGTGCAGGGTATTTTCCACGGGCTGGCCAAGCGCGCGGTGGAGGCGATTGGTCATCAGGCCGTCGAGACCGGCGCATTCATCCACCTCGTTGAAATGGACGATGGCTTTGCCCTGGCGGATGATGGCTCCATCGCCAGCTCTCACATCCGGCCGGTCATCATCGTTGAGAATGCCCTCCACCAGGTCGGAGGCGGGCAGAAGGTCCTTCAATCCCTGCTGATACTGTATGCCGATGGCCTCGCAGCCGAAAGCCTCCGCCATGCGGACCGCAGCGATATACATGCGGCATTGATCGATCACCTGATCCTCGGTGAGTTCGGTCGTCGGATCCGTTCCGAGGTGGAAGGTCATTCCCTTTGCGCGCAGTTCCTCGAAAATCGCGCGACCCTCTTCCTTCGGTACCTGCATGGTCGCGTGGTAGAGGCTCGACTGCGATAGCCGCTCCTTGTAGATGCCGAGCGGCATCAGCAGCTCATCGGGGATGATCGCATTGTACATGCCCATGCAGCCTTCGTCGAAGATGCCGAGGATGACCTTGTTGCGGCGGAAATCGGCGGCGATGTCCCGGGCAAGGGTCTGCAACGTGCTCGGAAGGGCGGCCGGGTCGAGAGCGCTGACGTGATTGACATCATGGGTGACCGCACCCGTCTCCAGCCATTCCTGCAACCCGTTCAGGAAGAAGGCGTCGTCAAAGTTTTCGCTCCACAGCGAAGCATAGGAGACGCCCGCTTTGGTCAGGGAGCCGTTGAGGTTCAGCATGCCGACCAGTCCCGGCCATTGACCGGACCAATTGGCGAGGGTGAGGATCGGACCCCGATGGGAGACGAGGCCTGCCAGGACATGATGGGAATATTGCCAGACGGATTCCGCCACGATGACCGGCATGTCCGGATCGATCGCGGCAAAGGCGTCCATGCCCTCGCGCTGCGAGGCGAGGAAGCCGTGTCTTTCCGCCGGCTTGTAGGGATGTCCGCGGCGGACAGACCATCCGAGCCTGCGAAGGACCTCCGTCAGTTTCTGTTCCATTGCCTGCTGCGTCGGCCAGCATTGCTGATTGGCCGATAGACGCAGGTCGCCACTGGCAAAAAGTGCGATCTCTCTCGTCATGATCCTCATCCCTTATCTAGTTGATGTCCTGGCCCGTCAGTCGGCCATCAGCGCGGCATAGGCAGCAAAGTCCTGCTGCAGCCGTTGGAAGACCCGGTATTTGCGATCGTGGAAGGACGCCACCTTCCCGCCCCGCGGCGCGAGAACGCGGCCGCGGCCGCTCATCGCCTGCATGGCTGCGGGAAGATCGGGGAAATGACCGCTTGCAACGGCGCCCAGCATGGCGCTTCCCACCAGGACGGGTTCTCTCTGCTCGGGAACAATGATGGCGCACTGCGTCGCATCGGCATGTTCGCGCAGGAAGAGCGCGTTCTGGGCGAGCCCGCCGCTGACCACGAGTAGCTCCACGCGGACGCCCTTGCGGCGCATTTCCTCGATGATCTGACGCGTGCCATAGGCCAGTGCCTGCAGGGTGGCGAGGTAATCCAGCGCCAGGTCATCAAGGCCGCGATCGAGCGAAAGCCCGACAATCGCCCCTTTCCGCGTCGGATCAGCCAAAGGCGAGCGGTTGCCATGAAAATCGGGCTGGACATGGCGATCAAAGGTGAGACCGGCCGTGTCGCCATCTTCCGCCGTTGCAAGCACTGCCAGCCTTTCGGCGAGGAGCTCGTACAGGCTGATGCCGTTCGAGGCCGCCAAAGCTTTGGCCTCTGCGGCCGCGGCGTGGCCTTCTATGATGCGATCGATCAGGGCGCCGGCTGCCGACTGTCCCGCCTCATTCGCCCACATTTCCGGCAGGAGGACCGAGAAATAGGGTCCCCAGACGCCTGGCACGAAGGGAGGCGTCGGGCTGACGGTGATGTGGCAGGAGGAGGTGCCGGCGATCAGGGCCAGGCGCGTGTCGAGGCCGCCATGCGCCATTTCGACGCCAAGCGTGCCGAGCGCACCGGCATAGGCATCGATCAGGCTCGCCGAGACGGCAATGCCCTCGGCAAGGCCAAGATCCGCAGCGGCCTTGCGGGAAAGGGATCCGGCCCGCGCGCCGGGTGCCGCAAATGAGCTGCCGATGGCGGCGAACCCGCTTCGGCTCAGGCTTTCGAGGCCGATGCGGGCGAGGAAGTCACTGTCCCAGCCTTCTCCGGACAGCCCCTTTTGTCCCAGATAGGTCCATTTGCAGACGGTGCTGCAGAGTGACCGGGTCTGTGTTCCGGTGGCCCGATGAACAAGCCAGTCCGGCAAGTCGAAAAAGGCTGCCGCCCGCTCGAAGCTCTGCGGCATGTTGCGTTTCAGCCAGCGCAGTTTCGGCAATTCCATTTCCGGTGAGATGACGCCGCCGACATAGGTGAGAACCTCTCCGCCGATCGCGTTGATCGTCTGCGCATCCTCGATGGCGCGGTGATCCATCCAGACGATGATGTTCCAATCATCGTCGCCGGACGGACTGACAGTCACCGGTTCACCCTCTCCATCCACCACGACGAGCGAGCAGGTGGCGTCGAAGCCGAGGCCGGTGATCTGGGTGCCGTCGATGCCAGCGGACCGGCAGGCGGCTCGCACGCAATGGCAGACGCTCTCCCAAATGTCCCGCGACGATTGTTCGGCATAATCCTCGCGCGGCCTTTGCATGGCGATCGGCCGGGATTCGGCGGCAAGAAGCCGGCCGGACGCATCGAAGATGCCGGCGCGGGCGCTGCCTGTGCCGACATCGATGCCGATGAAATAGGTCATTCCTGATCCTCCCGCGCGTCTTTCCGACGCTGTTGTGGCGGCACGGCAGCGCCGCCTTTCTTGTCAGAGCGAAAGCCGAAGCCCGAGGAGCCAGAGCCGGGGCAGGGGGCGGAGCCTATGCCGTTCCGGCTCCGGCCTTCCATGATCTCCTTCAGCCGTGCAGGTCGAGCTGGAACGTCTGTCCGGCGAGCGAGATGGCAACCTGACCAGGATGGTCGATGGTCAGCAGGCCGCACAGAGTGCCGGTGGTGATGACCTGGCCGGCCTCAAGTTTGACCAGCGGCGTCAGCGGTGCCTGATGGCAGAGCGTCAGCAGCGCCTTCAGCGGGTCGCTATCGGCATGACGAGCCTGGTCGTCGTACAGCGTTCGGCCATCCAGCGCCACGGTCAGGCGACCGGGAGAGACGCCGTCGGCGATCAGGCCGCGATCCAGTTCCGGGCCGAGAAGGTAGCCGATATTGCTCATCAGATCGGCCACGGCCAAACCGGGATCGCCACGCGACCCACCCTTGTAACGGCTGCGCAAGAGCTCCACCCCGAGGCGGACGGAGGAGATCGCATCCACGATGTCGCCTCGCTCGATGGCGGGATCCTGCAGCCGCAGATCCTTTCCGAGAACCAGTGCCAGCTCAACCTCGATGGCAAGACCTGATTGGTGAGGATACTGACCGCCTTCCTTCACGAACAAGAGCGGCGCGCTGTGCGCAACGGCGCCTTTGGACGCGAGTTTCGAGCCGAGCAGCGGCTGGTCGAACTGGCGAAACAGCGCAGTCTGGATCGAGAAAGCGTCGGCGAGCGGCAATCCCAGATGCGGTTCGGGATCGATCACAGTTCCGTCCCGAAGGGCGGCGCTGATGGCGTTTAGCAAGTCATCGGTCGTGGGCATGCGTGTAATCCTGAGTTTATGCAAGGGAAGGATGCGGCATCCCACCTCCGGCCGCCTTTGGCAAGGCGGCTCCGCAATGCAGCCGTCTGCGCGCAGTCGCGGCGGGACCTTCCCTTGCCAGCCACCATGCCGCAACTGCCGGTCGATGTAAACAGACATTTGACGACTGATCAACAAACTGATTATATCAGTCTTCTAACGAGGAACATTCCATGTCTGATTCAGCACTCGCAGGCGTTGTTGCCGCATCCATCACCCCCGTCACCGCAGACTTCAAGATCGATATTCAGCGGTTGAGAACACATGGGGAGCACTTGCTGGATTGCGGATGCAGCTTCATCTCGACATTCGGAACGACGGGAGAGGGCGCGTCCTTTTCCACCGCCGAAAAAATTGCGGCGCTGACCGAACTGAAGGCTCAGGGCATGGAGATGGGCCGGCAATTGCCCGCCGTGATGACGCCCAGTCTTGATGATGCGGTAGAATCGCTGCTCGCCTATGGCCGGCTTGGCTGTCGCGCTGCTCTTGTGCTGCCGCCATTTTACTACGGCGCGAGCGAGGCAGGCATTGCCGCCTTCTTCGATGCCCTGATCGCGCGGACCGAGACGCAGACGCGCATCGATCTGGTTCTCTACAATATTCCCCAGCTCAGCCGCCACCGCTTCACCCAGCCCCTGATCGCCCGCCTGATCGAGCGCCACGGCACACGCATCGCGGGCATCAAGGATTCCACCGGCGATCTCGACAATGGGTTGATGCTGGTGAAATCCTTTCCGCAATTGCGGGTCTTCACCGGCGATGATCGCGTGCTTCCCGTGCTCGTGCGCAATGGCGGGGCCGGTATGATCGGCGGCATGCCGAATGTCTTTGCCTCCGAGTTGAAGGCACTCTTCGACAATCCGAATGATGCAGCCATATTGAACAAGCAGGCGCGCCGCATTGAAGCTGTCGATACGCACGGATCGCTCGTTGCATTGAAGGCGGCTCTCGCCCATTACCGCAACGACGAAAATCTGGCGACGGCCATGCCTCCGCTGCTTGCTCTCAGCCGCGAGGAACGTGCTATGCTGGTTGAACTGATCGAGCAGACGGGCTATCGCGCCGCTGCTTGATCAGCCGGCTCGTGTCCGGCGAGAGGAGAGAGATGAGCGCCCAAGATCCGTCGTCCGGCACCGGACACACCGAACTGCGTTCGGTAAAGCAGATGGCCTATGATCGCTTTCGGGAGGCCCTTTTCGATGGTCGTCTGAGGCCGGGGCAATTCGTCTCCCAGCGGGAGCTGGTGGCTCTGCTCGGCCTGTCGATCGGCGCATTGCGCGAACTTCTGCCGCGACTGCAGTATGAAGGCCTGCTGGTCGTGATGCCGCAGCGGGGTATCCAGATCACGCAGATCGATCTCTCGATGATCCGCCAGGCTTTCCAGGTCCGCATGGCTTTGGAGCGCGAGGCGGTTCTGACGGCGGTCCGGCGCATGCCGGATGCCGTGCTCGACGAGCAGAAGCAATTGCATCAGTCCATTCTGGACGAGGTGAAGTCTGCGCCGTCGCCCGATGTCTTCGAGCGCGGCCAGCGGGTCGATGACGGGTTCCACAGCCTGCTCATCGAGGCCACCCAGAACGACCTGCTGATCCAGGCCTATGCGGTCAACGCTATCCGCATGCGGCTGATCAAGCTCGACAGAATCACGCTTTCGGAGCGGGTTCTGCCGTCTGCTTTCGAAGATCATCTGCTGATCATCGACGCTATCAAGAGCCGCGATCCCATTGCTGCCAGCCAGGCCATCGAGCGACACATCATGAATGCTCGGGAGCGCGCTATCGAGCTCTGACGCCCTGCCGCGCAGATGCATCGAACGGTTCTACCCGGTGCTATAGGTCGCCGCAGGCGCCGGTGCCTGCCGGTTGCGCCCAACGACCGCCGCAGGCCGTGGGAAAGGCGGCCACCCCTTCGGGAGCCTTGCGCGTTGTTGCAGAAAAAGCCCGCGGCCAGCGCGTGTTCGGGCTGGTCCGGCGGCTTTCCTGCCGTGGTCTCCCATCGCCCCCTTCCCCGATCCGACGATACGGGCAGGCTGAACATACAACTGATCATATAAGTTTGCATAGAAGTTATCAGATGACATATTTACAAGCTTTTGGTTTTCATGCATGGTGCCTGTGTCAGCCAAAGCTGGCAACGAATAGAAATTGAGGGAGGAGCAGCTTTGGCGCGTCTGGAGTTGTCCAACGTTTCGAAAAGCTATGGGGCGTTCGACGCCGTCAAGAATGTCTCGCTGGCGATCGAGGACGGCGAATTCGCTGTCTTCGTGGGTCCTTCGGGTTGCGGCAAGTCGACCTTGCTGCGGCTGATTGCGGGTCTCGATCCGATCAGCGACGGGGCCATCATGATCGGTGCTGACGACGTTACGCGGCGCCCGGCTGGAACGCGCAGCGTCGCGATGGTCTTCCAGTCCTACGCTTTGTATCCGCATATGACAGTTTACGAGAATATTGCCTTCCCGCTTCAGATGGAGGGGCGGTCGAAAGGCGACGTCAAGCAGGAGGTCGAGAAGGCTGCGGCAACGGTCCGGCTCTCGACAAGACTGAAGGACAAGCCGTCCAAGCTCTCGGGCGGCCAGAGGCAGCGCGTGGCGATTGCCCGGGCCATCGTCCGCAAGCCTGAAATTTTCCTGATGGATGAGCCCCTATCCAATCTCGACGCCGCGCTGCGGATCGAGATGCGCACCGAACTGACGCAGTTGCACAAGGATCTCGGCGCGACCATGGTCTATGTGACACATGATCAGCTCGAAGCCATGACCATGGCCGACCGCATCGTCGTCCTCAATGGCGGCCGCGTGGAGCAGGTGGGGCGTCCGATGGATCTCTATCACAATCCGGTCAACCGTTTCGTCGCCGGCTTTATCGGCAGCCCGCCGATGAACATGCTGCGCGGCAGGTTGAGCGCCGTCGAAGCCGAATATCATGCATTTGACGTTCCCGGCATCGGTCGCGTCGTTCTTGCCGGTCTTGCCGGCCAGCTGAAGCCGGGCGACGAGGTCACGCTCGGGATCCGGCCGGAATATCTCGCGCCGCAGCCGCATGGCGGCGAACCGCTGCTGAAGATCGCCATCGTGCCGCGCTCGGTGGAGCGGCTGGGCGCGCAGACCATTCTGCATTCCGCCGTGGAGGGGCAGAATTTCACCTGTGTCTTCTCGGGCGATCAGCGCCTCGAGCCTGGCCTCGGCATCAATGTCTATTGTGACCCGGCCAATATTCACGTCTTCGATGCGGCAGGACTGACGGTCGCTCGGCGGTAGATCAGAAGAAATGGTAACCTTTGGGAGGAAATTGCCATGAAAGATGATATCCGGAATGTTCTAAAACCCACGCGACGGGGCTTCCTGTCGGGAACGGCAGCTGGGATTGCCACGCTTCCACTGTTGATGTCGGCGTCCGGCCGTGCCCTGGCAGCGAGTGAGGAACTCGTCTTCTGGTCGCAGCTGGCCGGCAGCAAGAAAGCGGCAGGCGAGGCGCTCGAGGCGTCCTTCAAGGCCAAGCATCCCGAAGTGGCGCTGCAGTCGAGCCTTTACGCGGAGCCTGCGCAGCTGAACGAGAAAATGCTGACGGCGATCAACGGCAATACGGGGCCGGATCTCATCGTCCAGCATTGGGATTACAACCTGACCTACGCCTCCGGAAAGAAGCTGGTGGAGCTTGGCAAGGCGCTGCCCGAGGTGAAGATGGATGGGCTGGATGCCTCGCTTCTGGCCTATGGCAAATATGATGGCGGGCAGATTTCGATGCCGCTCTACGGCACGTCTCGCGGCCTTGGCATCAATCGCAAGCTGATCAGCGAAGCGGGCCTCAATCCCGATCAGGGGCCGCAGAACTGGGCCGAACTCCGCGAATGGGCAAAGGCCGCCACCAAGCGACCGGGCGGCGACATGCTTCAGGTGGCAGGCCTGCAGCTCTACCAGAATGATCTGGAAGCCTTCGAGCTCTTCACCCTCTTCCTGCAGGGCGCAGGCGGCACCTTGCTGACGGCGGATCTGTCTGCCCCGTCCTTTGCCGGTCCGGAGGGCATCAAGGCGCTGCAGTTCATTCAGGATCTCATCGTCGTCGACAAGATCACCGATGTCGGCTTCGGCGTTGGATCCGGCGGCATGTCCAACCCCTTTAACCAGGGGCGCGCTGCCATGCTGATCGCCGGCAACTACTCCACCAACAATGCGCTGAAGGGCGGCGTCGATTTCGATGTCCTGCCGATCCCGAAGGAGAATGGCGGCTTCACCTCCATCGTCGATCCGTTCTGCTTCGCCATCCGCGCCGGCTCCCCGAACGAGAAGGCGGCCGCCAAATTTGTCGCCTTCGCGGTCGAGCCGGAGCAGCAGATCGCCTTCGCGCTGGCTTCCAAGAACGTACCGGTCCTGAAATCGGCGCAGCAGGATCAGGCCGTTCAGGCTGACAAATATCTCGCGAAGTTCATCAAGACCGCCAGCTACGCGCCGCAGACGGCGCCCGCGACGCCGGTCTTCCCGCGCATGATGACGCTGGTTGCACGCGGCGTGCAGGAAGTGATCTTCCAGAGGAGCACGCCGGAGCAGGCGCTGAAAAGCGCGGCCGCGGAAGTCCAGACCTTGCTGAAGAGGGGCTGAGGCAAGCAATGGCGTTCCAGAACCTGACATCCCGGCCGTCGCAAACGGTCAGCTTCCATCAAAACTGGAGCGCCTACGCCTTTCTTGCACCGGCGCTTGTCATCCTGTTTCTGTCGCTGATGCTGCCGGCAGCGGCCACGCTGGTGATGAGTTTCACCGATGTCTCCTTCCTCAGGCCGACGAATTTCGTCGGCCTCGAGAATTACATCAAGCTGTTTTCCGATACCGGCTTCCGTCAGGCCGTCGGCAATACCGCTTACTATACGGTCGGCGTGACCTTCCCGACCATGGCGCTCGGCCTGCTTGCCGCAGTCGCCTTGAACCGGAAGGTGCCCGGCCGCATTGCCTTCCGCACCATATTCTATCTGCCGGTTCTGACATCACTGATCGCTGCTGCGGTTGTCTGGGCCTATGTCTACGATCCCTATGCCGGTCCCCTGAACAATATTCTGACCCAGATCGGCATCAGCCCGCGGCCCTGGCTGCAGGATCCGAACCTTGCCCTGAATGCCCTGATCGTCATGGCGATCTGGCGCGATTTCGGCACGGCGATGATCATCTATCTGGCCGGCCTGCAGGATATTCCCAACGATATCTATGAAGCGGCCCGCCTGGATGGCGCCAAGGGGCGGCATATCTTCTTCCGCATCACCGTGCCTATGCTGAGTTCGGTGACATTCTACCTGTTGATCATCCTGATCGTGCAGACCTTCCAGGTCTTCGGCGCCATCTATGTGATGACGCAGGGCGGACCGCTCGGCTCCACCGAAACAGTGGTCTACCAGATGTATCGGACCGCCTTCAGCTACACCGAGTTCGGCTATGCCGCCGCCATGTCGACGGTTCTGTTCTTCACCATTCTCCTGTTTTCCATCATCGGAACGAGAATCATGCGGAGGAAAGACGCGTGACCGATCTTGCTGAACCGGCTTCGTTCGAAGCGCAACTGAACCACGGCGCCAAGCCGCGAAGGACCGGCTTTGCCAGCTTCGACCTGATGAATGTCATCGGCTATGCTCTTCTGATCTTCGCTGCCGTCGCAACCATCATGCCCTTCCTCTGGATGGTCTCGACCTCGTTCAAGACCGACCAGGAGATCTTCCGGTTTCCGCTGAGCTTCATGCCCGACGGGCTGGAATGGAAGAACTATCTCGATGCCATACGCTCGCCGGAAGCCGGGCGGCAACTCGTCAACAGCCTGATCTATGCGCTGGGCTCCACCTTTTCGAACCTCGTCTTCTGCTCGCTGGCAGGCTATGCGCTGGCCCGCATGCAGTTTTCCGGCAAGAACCTGATCTTCGCGCTGGTTGTCGGGCTTCTGATGGTGCCCGCCCAGAGCCAGATCGTCCCGGTCTATCTGATCGTCCAGAAAATCCCCTTTGCCGGCGGCAATGACTGGCTGGGCAACGGCGGCACTGGTCTGCTCAACACCTATTGGGGCATGATCCTTCCGACGGCGGCAACGCCCTTCGGCATCTTCATGATGCGCCAGTTCTTCACCCGCATCCCAATGGAATATGAGGAATCGGCAAAGCTCGACGGAGCGCCGCCCTTCACCATTTTCCGCCGGATCCTGCTGCCGCTGGCGCGGCCTTCTCTGGCCGTCCTTGGTGTCCTGAGCTTCCAGAGCGCCTGGAACGACTTCGTCTGGCCGCTGATCCTCAACTCGCATCGGGAAATGGCGACGCTTCAGATCGGCCTGCAACTCCTGCAGAGCGGGCCGGACGCGCGCTGGAATGTGGTGATGGCGATGGCCACGCTGATAACCATGCCCATCATCATCGTCTATCTGTTCGCCCAGCGGCATGTCGTCGATGGCGCCGTGTCCAGCGGCGTGAAGGGCTGATCCGACTAAATCTATCATCAATGCAAGCAGGCCGCTTCCGCGGCATGGAGGATGCACGTGACAAAGCCGACCAGTGTCAAGAATGTCGAAGTCTATCGCCGCCCCGCGGAGTTTGCCGCCTGGCCCGCCAATTATGGTCTGTGGATCTGGGGCGACGAGGCCGTGACCATTTTCGTCCAGGGTTTTCGCGGCGTGTCGGAAGATCTGCATGCCCGCGACAAGTCGCGGCCTTTCATTCCGGTCCAGGCGCGCAGCCGCGATGGTGGCGAGACCTGGCAGATCGAACGCTTCAACGGCTTCGTACCGGGAAGCCAGACCCTGTCCGGCGACGAGCATGTTCAGCCCGATCTGGAGGCCCTGCCGAGGATCGATGTGGAGCGGGACTTGC
The sequence above is a segment of the Rhizobium sp. SSA_523 genome. Coding sequences within it:
- a CDS encoding aldo/keto reductase, with protein sequence MRPDRTLLAPGLEISRLVCGLWQVADMEKDGTTIDPETGADALQAYVEAGFDSFDMADHYGSAEIITGHLLKRYGAGEKRPRAFTKWCPEPQPMTRDVVRRGVEERLRRLGVEKIDLLQFHWWTFQHPAWLDALHEMQAMKDEGLIGALGLTNVDAAHLALALADGIEIASNQVSFSLVDRRASQDLSALCQRSGVKLLAYGTLCGGFLSERWLGQPEPHAIADWSRSKYKRFIDVAGGWTAYQGILRAASSIARKHGVSLSNVASRWVLEHEAVAATIIGARLGESEHRDDNLNVFRFSLDDEDKALLDDAFAGTQPIPGDCGDEYRKPPFLTASGDLSHHLDAIPSVYEAVPVEGRPSRRRVSSGSIWEPLAGYSRAVRIGNRVLVSGTTATHGTDRCVAPGDAGAQATYILDKIAASLAPLGASMDDVVRTRIYLRDAAQWEPVSRAHGRVFSTILPANTLIQAGGLIGDYEVEIEAEAMIDG
- a CDS encoding fucose isomerase, with translation MTREIALFASGDLRLSANQQCWPTQQAMEQKLTEVLRRLGWSVRRGHPYKPAERHGFLASQREGMDAFAAIDPDMPVIVAESVWQYSHHVLAGLVSHRGPILTLANWSGQWPGLVGMLNLNGSLTKAGVSYASLWSENFDDAFFLNGLQEWLETGAVTHDVNHVSALDPAALPSTLQTLARDIAADFRRNKVILGIFDEGCMGMYNAIIPDELLMPLGIYKERLSQSSLYHATMQVPKEEGRAIFEELRAKGMTFHLGTDPTTELTEDQVIDQCRMYIAAVRMAEAFGCEAIGIQYQQGLKDLLPASDLVEGILNDDDRPDVRAGDGAIIRQGKAIVHFNEVDECAGLDGLMTNRLHRALGQPVENTLHDLRWGDLDASGSTDDFVWVFEISGAAPPAHHDGGWAGSDSLRQPPMFFPAGGGTLRGVARPGEIVWSRIFVDDQRLKMDIGRARAIKLPAEETERRWSSTNEQWPIMHAVLTGVSRDQMMARHKANHIQVAYAHSAEEADQAALAKAALASELGIDVCLCGVSQQELTR
- a CDS encoding FGGY-family carbohydrate kinase — encoded protein: MTYFIGIDVGTGSARAGIFDASGRLLAAESRPIAMQRPREDYAEQSSRDIWESVCHCVRAACRSAGIDGTQITGLGFDATCSLVVVDGEGEPVTVSPSGDDDWNIIVWMDHRAIEDAQTINAIGGEVLTYVGGVISPEMELPKLRWLKRNMPQSFERAAAFFDLPDWLVHRATGTQTRSLCSTVCKWTYLGQKGLSGEGWDSDFLARIGLESLSRSGFAAIGSSFAAPGARAGSLSRKAAADLGLAEGIAVSASLIDAYAGALGTLGVEMAHGGLDTRLALIAGTSSCHITVSPTPPFVPGVWGPYFSVLLPEMWANEAGQSAAGALIDRIIEGHAAAAEAKALAASNGISLYELLAERLAVLATAEDGDTAGLTFDRHVQPDFHGNRSPLADPTRKGAIVGLSLDRGLDDLALDYLATLQALAYGTRQIIEEMRRKGVRVELLVVSGGLAQNALFLREHADATQCAIIVPEQREPVLVGSAMLGAVASGHFPDLPAAMQAMSGRGRVLAPRGGKVASFHDRKYRVFQRLQQDFAAYAALMAD
- a CDS encoding dihydrodipicolinate synthase family protein, giving the protein MSDSALAGVVAASITPVTADFKIDIQRLRTHGEHLLDCGCSFISTFGTTGEGASFSTAEKIAALTELKAQGMEMGRQLPAVMTPSLDDAVESLLAYGRLGCRAALVLPPFYYGASEAGIAAFFDALIARTETQTRIDLVLYNIPQLSRHRFTQPLIARLIERHGTRIAGIKDSTGDLDNGLMLVKSFPQLRVFTGDDRVLPVLVRNGGAGMIGGMPNVFASELKALFDNPNDAAILNKQARRIEAVDTHGSLVALKAALAHYRNDENLATAMPPLLALSREERAMLVELIEQTGYRAAA
- a CDS encoding GntR family transcriptional regulator, with the translated sequence MSAQDPSSGTGHTELRSVKQMAYDRFREALFDGRLRPGQFVSQRELVALLGLSIGALRELLPRLQYEGLLVVMPQRGIQITQIDLSMIRQAFQVRMALEREAVLTAVRRMPDAVLDEQKQLHQSILDEVKSAPSPDVFERGQRVDDGFHSLLIEATQNDLLIQAYAVNAIRMRLIKLDRITLSERVLPSAFEDHLLIIDAIKSRDPIAASQAIERHIMNARERAIEL
- a CDS encoding ABC transporter ATP-binding protein — translated: MARLELSNVSKSYGAFDAVKNVSLAIEDGEFAVFVGPSGCGKSTLLRLIAGLDPISDGAIMIGADDVTRRPAGTRSVAMVFQSYALYPHMTVYENIAFPLQMEGRSKGDVKQEVEKAAATVRLSTRLKDKPSKLSGGQRQRVAIARAIVRKPEIFLMDEPLSNLDAALRIEMRTELTQLHKDLGATMVYVTHDQLEAMTMADRIVVLNGGRVEQVGRPMDLYHNPVNRFVAGFIGSPPMNMLRGRLSAVEAEYHAFDVPGIGRVVLAGLAGQLKPGDEVTLGIRPEYLAPQPHGGEPLLKIAIVPRSVERLGAQTILHSAVEGQNFTCVFSGDQRLEPGLGINVYCDPANIHVFDAAGLTVARR
- a CDS encoding extracellular solute-binding protein, which translates into the protein MKDDIRNVLKPTRRGFLSGTAAGIATLPLLMSASGRALAASEELVFWSQLAGSKKAAGEALEASFKAKHPEVALQSSLYAEPAQLNEKMLTAINGNTGPDLIVQHWDYNLTYASGKKLVELGKALPEVKMDGLDASLLAYGKYDGGQISMPLYGTSRGLGINRKLISEAGLNPDQGPQNWAELREWAKAATKRPGGDMLQVAGLQLYQNDLEAFELFTLFLQGAGGTLLTADLSAPSFAGPEGIKALQFIQDLIVVDKITDVGFGVGSGGMSNPFNQGRAAMLIAGNYSTNNALKGGVDFDVLPIPKENGGFTSIVDPFCFAIRAGSPNEKAAAKFVAFAVEPEQQIAFALASKNVPVLKSAQQDQAVQADKYLAKFIKTASYAPQTAPATPVFPRMMTLVARGVQEVIFQRSTPEQALKSAAAEVQTLLKRG
- a CDS encoding carbohydrate ABC transporter permease produces the protein MAFQNLTSRPSQTVSFHQNWSAYAFLAPALVILFLSLMLPAAATLVMSFTDVSFLRPTNFVGLENYIKLFSDTGFRQAVGNTAYYTVGVTFPTMALGLLAAVALNRKVPGRIAFRTIFYLPVLTSLIAAAVVWAYVYDPYAGPLNNILTQIGISPRPWLQDPNLALNALIVMAIWRDFGTAMIIYLAGLQDIPNDIYEAARLDGAKGRHIFFRITVPMLSSVTFYLLIILIVQTFQVFGAIYVMTQGGPLGSTETVVYQMYRTAFSYTEFGYAAAMSTVLFFTILLFSIIGTRIMRRKDA
- a CDS encoding carbohydrate ABC transporter permease; protein product: MTDLAEPASFEAQLNHGAKPRRTGFASFDLMNVIGYALLIFAAVATIMPFLWMVSTSFKTDQEIFRFPLSFMPDGLEWKNYLDAIRSPEAGRQLVNSLIYALGSTFSNLVFCSLAGYALARMQFSGKNLIFALVVGLLMVPAQSQIVPVYLIVQKIPFAGGNDWLGNGGTGLLNTYWGMILPTAATPFGIFMMRQFFTRIPMEYEESAKLDGAPPFTIFRRILLPLARPSLAVLGVLSFQSAWNDFVWPLILNSHREMATLQIGLQLLQSGPDARWNVVMAMATLITMPIIIVYLFAQRHVVDGAVSSGVKG